CGCGTTGATGATGCCCTGGTAACCCGTGCAGCGGCAGAAGTTCCCCGACAACCCTTCGCGGATCTCCTCGTCGGTGGGGGACGGGTTGTCGCGCAGCAGCGCGGTGATCGACGTGACGAATCCCGGGGTGCAGAACCCGCACTGCAGCCCGTGGCATTCCTTGAGCGCGGCCTGCACGGGGGACAGGCGCCCGTCAGGCTCGGCGATGCCCTCGACCGTGGTGACCTCCTGACCATCGACCTGCACCGCGAAGATCAGGCATGAGCGCACCGCCTGTCCGTCGAGCAACACTGTGCAGGCGCCGCACGCGCCGTGTTCGCATCCGAGATGCGTGCCCGTCAGTCCGCAGTTCTCCCGCAGGAAGTCGGCGAGGGTGACCCGCGGTTCGACCCGACCGCGGTGGGTCTGGCCGTTGACCGAAACCTCAACCGGCAGTTCATGCATCGATCGCCCCTTCGGTGGCTTGCGTACGTGCTTGCGTCCAGGCCCTGGCCACCATCGTGGCGCCGACTCGGGCGCGGTACTCGGCGGTGCCCTGCAGATCGGTGGGGATGTCGGCGAGCTCACTCACTGCGAGCCTGCCGATCTCCTCGGGGGTGATCGCGTCGACCGGTTGCCGAAGTGCCGCGGCCTCGGCCGGGGTCGCGCGCAACGGCGTCGAGCCGAGGCCCAGCAGGCCGATGCCGCAGCGGGTCACCCGATCGCCGCCGTCGAGCTGGATACCGACGACCGCACCCGCGATCGCGAAATCTCCGTGACGGCGCGCGAACTCCTGCACGGCGAAGCCGCACCTGCCCGACCACACCGGGAACCGCACGGCGGTCAAAATCTCGTCGGAGGCCAGCGCGGTTTCCCACAGACCGGTGAAGAACTCGGTCGCCGGGATCTCCCGGACACCTCGCGCGGAGGTGGCCTCGATGGTCGCGCCGAGCGCGATCGCGACGGCCGCGTACTCGGCGGCCGGGTCGGCGTGTGCGATGGCTCCGCCCAGCGTCCCGCGCGTGCGGATCTGGAAGTGCCCGATGTGCGGTGTGGCCAGCGTCAGCAACGGAACCGACTCGGCCACTTCGTCATCAAGTCCGACGAACGCGTGCGGGGTGGTCGCACCGATCCGGACCTGATCGCCGACCCGGTCGATGTCGTTGAGTTCGGAAACCCGGGAGATGTCGATGAGGTTGTCGAAATGCGTCAGCCGCATCGCCAGCATCGGCACCAGGCTCTGCCCGCCGGCGAGGATCTTCGCGTCGTCGCCGTACTCACCGAGAAGCGCGACCGCGTCGGCGACCGAAGTGGGCCGGTGGTACGCGAACGGGGCGGCCTTCACGACACCAACCGCAAAAGCGCGGCCTGCAGGTCCTCGGGACGCAGGCTCGGCTGTGACTTGCCGCGACGTCGTCCGATCAGAAAACCGAGCGTGCCCGCCGCGGCGACGGCGCCGATGGCCGGGGCGAAACGCTTGGCCATCGGCACGGCCATGACTTTTGCCAGGGCGAACGCGTTGATCGGTGCGCCCTGCTGCTGCTCGGAA
This genomic window from Mycolicibacterium goodii contains:
- a CDS encoding FAD binding domain-containing protein, which gives rise to MKAAPFAYHRPTSVADAVALLGEYGDDAKILAGGQSLVPMLAMRLTHFDNLIDISRVSELNDIDRVGDQVRIGATTPHAFVGLDDEVAESVPLLTLATPHIGHFQIRTRGTLGGAIAHADPAAEYAAVAIALGATIEATSARGVREIPATEFFTGLWETALASDEILTAVRFPVWSGRCGFAVQEFARRHGDFAIAGAVVGIQLDGGDRVTRCGIGLLGLGSTPLRATPAEAAALRQPVDAITPEEIGRLAVSELADIPTDLQGTAEYRARVGATMVARAWTQARTQATEGAIDA
- a CDS encoding (2Fe-2S)-binding protein → MHELPVEVSVNGQTHRGRVEPRVTLADFLRENCGLTGTHLGCEHGACGACTVLLDGQAVRSCLIFAVQVDGQEVTTVEGIAEPDGRLSPVQAALKECHGLQCGFCTPGFVTSITALLRDNPSPTDEEIREGLSGNFCRCTGYQGIINAVHRAAELSAGDLEVSAQQ